A portion of the Tenacibaculum todarodis genome contains these proteins:
- the infC gene encoding translation initiation factor IF-3: protein MKEDQHRINGKIRDVEEVRLVGENIEVGVYPISKAREFAREQELDLVEISPKAVPPVCKIIDYKKFMYEQKKREKAQKSKATKVIVKEIRFGPQTDEHDYEFKKKHAIKFLQDGAKLKAFVFFKGRSIIFKEQGHILLLKLAQELEDYGKVEQMPKLEGKRMIMFISPKKTK from the coding sequence ATTAAAGAAGATCAACATAGAATCAATGGAAAGATTCGTGACGTAGAAGAAGTGCGTTTAGTTGGTGAAAATATTGAAGTTGGAGTTTATCCGATTTCAAAGGCAAGAGAGTTTGCAAGAGAACAAGAATTAGATTTGGTTGAAATTTCACCGAAAGCTGTACCGCCTGTTTGTAAAATTATAGACTACAAAAAGTTTATGTATGAACAAAAGAAGCGTGAAAAGGCTCAGAAATCTAAGGCTACAAAGGTTATCGTAAAGGAAATTAGATTTGGACCTCAAACTGATGAGCATGATTATGAGTTTAAAAAGAAGCACGCTATTAAATTTTTACAAGATGGCGCTAAATTAAAAGCATTTGTGTTTTTTAAAGGGCGTTCAATCATCTTTAAGGAACAAGGTCATATTTTACTATTAAAACTAGCACAAGAGTTAGAAGATTATGGTAAAGTAGAACAAATGCCAAAATTAGAAGGTAAACGTATGATTATGTTTATTTCTCCTAAGAAAACGAAATAA
- the rpmI gene encoding 50S ribosomal protein L35, whose product MPKMKTKSSAKKRFKVTGTGKIKRKHAFKSHILTKKSKKRKLALTHSTLVHKADEGNIKQQLNLK is encoded by the coding sequence ATGCCTAAAATGAAAACCAAATCTAGTGCCAAAAAACGATTTAAAGTTACAGGTACTGGTAAAATCAAAAGAAAGCACGCGTTTAAAAGTCACATCTTAACAAAGAAGTCTAAAAAACGTAAGCTAGCCTTGACACACTCAACATTAGTCCACAAGGCTGATGAAGGGAACATCAAGCAACAGTTAAACTTAAAGTAA
- the rplT gene encoding 50S ribosomal protein L20, which translates to MPRSVNSVASRKRRKKILKAAKGYFGRRKNVYTVAKNAVEKAMLYAYRDRKNNKRNFRSLWIVRINAGARQYGMSYSQFMGKVKANNIELNRKVLADLAMNNPEAFKAIVEKVK; encoded by the coding sequence ATGCCAAGATCAGTAAATTCAGTAGCCTCAAGAAAAAGAAGAAAAAAAATCTTGAAGGCAGCAAAAGGTTACTTTGGAAGACGTAAAAACGTTTACACAGTAGCAAAAAATGCGGTTGAAAAGGCTATGCTATATGCATACCGTGACCGTAAAAACAATAAGAGAAACTTCCGTTCTTTATGGATCGTGCGTATTAACGCAGGAGCTAGACAGTATGGAATGTCTTACTCACAGTTTATGGGAAAAGTAAAAGCTAACAATATCGAATTAAACCGTAAGGTTTTAGCTGATTTAGCGATGAACAATCCAGAAGCTTTTAAGGCAATTGTAGAAAAAGTAAAATAA
- a CDS encoding MBL fold metallo-hydrolase yields MKSLFTFITIIFFGNIQAQNNLPKADIINTGYGELTVQPIKHGSLVLTYNGKTIYVDPTGGNKAYTGIAKPDMILITDIHGDHFNMETIQELDAKNAVIVAPEVVANELTYTYKKNSIALKNEQGVHRMGFFISAIPMYNLPETEDSRHTKGRGNGYTISIEDFDIYISGDTSAIQEMKMLYGINLAFVCMNLPYTMDINEASEGVLAFQPKIMYPYHYRGKGMVSDTKKFKELVDAEKLDIEVRLRDWYMK; encoded by the coding sequence ATGAAATCACTCTTTACCTTTATTACTATAATTTTCTTCGGAAACATTCAAGCACAAAACAACTTACCAAAAGCCGATATTATTAATACAGGCTATGGAGAATTAACCGTTCAACCCATAAAACACGGAAGTTTAGTTTTAACTTATAACGGAAAAACTATTTATGTTGATCCTACTGGTGGAAATAAAGCCTACACAGGAATTGCAAAACCAGACATGATTCTTATTACTGATATACATGGAGATCATTTTAACATGGAAACTATACAGGAATTAGATGCAAAGAATGCTGTAATTGTTGCTCCTGAAGTGGTTGCAAATGAATTAACTTACACTTATAAAAAAAACTCAATAGCTTTAAAAAACGAACAAGGTGTTCATAGAATGGGTTTCTTTATTTCTGCAATACCTATGTATAATTTACCAGAAACTGAAGATAGCAGACATACAAAAGGGCGTGGAAATGGTTATACAATAAGTATTGAAGATTTTGATATTTATATTTCTGGTGATACTTCAGCTATTCAAGAAATGAAAATGTTATATGGAATTAATTTGGCATTTGTTTGTATGAATCTACCGTACACAATGGATATTAATGAAGCTTCGGAAGGCGTTTTAGCTTTTCAACCAAAAATTATGTATCCATATCATTATAGAGGAAAAGGAATGGTTAGCGACACTAAAAAATTTAAAGAACTTGTTGATGCTGAAAAATTAGATATTGAAGTTCGCTTACGTGATTGGTATATGAAGTAA
- the prfA gene encoding peptide chain release factor 1 produces MLDKIRIVKQRFDEVSDLIIQPEIIMDQKRYAKLSKEYKDLGDVVKRGDEYQRLQNNIEEAKEIIDDGSDAEMVEMAKMEIDEANTRIPELEEEIKFLLIPKDPEDNKNAVVELRAGTGGDEASIFAGDLFRMYTKYCEGRGWKVSTVDYSEGTNGGFKEIQFEVTGDDVYGILKFEAGVHRVQRVPQTETQGRVHTSAATCMVFPEAEEFDVEINPKDVRIDFFCSSGPGGQSVNTTYSAVRLTHIPTGLVAQCQDQKSQHKNKEKAFKVLRSRLYDMELAKKQAEDALKRGSMVSSGDRSAKIRTYNYAQGRVTDHRIGLSLYDLPNIMNGDIQKILDELMLAENTSKLKELGESI; encoded by the coding sequence ATGTTAGATAAAATAAGAATTGTAAAGCAGCGTTTTGATGAGGTTTCCGATTTAATAATTCAACCAGAAATTATTATGGATCAGAAACGTTATGCTAAATTAAGTAAAGAGTATAAAGATTTAGGAGATGTTGTAAAAAGAGGTGATGAATACCAACGTTTACAAAACAATATAGAAGAAGCAAAAGAAATTATTGACGACGGAAGTGATGCGGAAATGGTGGAAATGGCTAAAATGGAAATAGATGAAGCAAATACTCGTATTCCAGAATTGGAAGAAGAGATTAAGTTTTTACTAATTCCTAAAGACCCAGAAGACAATAAAAATGCGGTTGTAGAATTGCGTGCTGGAACAGGTGGAGACGAAGCAAGTATTTTTGCCGGAGATTTATTTAGAATGTACACAAAATATTGCGAAGGTAGAGGTTGGAAAGTTTCTACGGTAGATTATTCTGAAGGAACAAACGGTGGATTTAAAGAAATTCAGTTTGAAGTTACAGGAGATGATGTTTATGGAATTTTAAAGTTTGAAGCCGGTGTGCATCGTGTACAACGTGTTCCTCAAACGGAAACTCAAGGTCGTGTGCATACTTCTGCCGCTACTTGCATGGTTTTTCCAGAAGCAGAAGAGTTTGATGTTGAGATAAACCCAAAAGACGTACGTATAGATTTTTTCTGTTCATCAGGTCCAGGAGGTCAATCTGTAAATACAACCTATTCGGCGGTTCGTTTAACGCACATTCCAACAGGTTTGGTTGCGCAATGTCAAGATCAAAAGTCACAACATAAAAATAAAGAGAAAGCCTTTAAAGTATTACGTTCTCGTTTGTACGATATGGAATTGGCTAAAAAACAAGCAGAAGACGCCTTAAAACGTGGTTCTATGGTTTCTTCTGGAGATAGAAGTGCAAAAATTAGAACCTATAATTACGCACAAGGTAGAGTAACAGACCACAGAATTGGGTTATCTTTATATGATTTGCCAAATATTATGAATGGCGATATTCAAAAAATATTAGACGAATTAATGTTGGCAGAAAACACCTCTAAATTAAAAGAATTAGGAGAAAGTATTTAA
- a CDS encoding DUF6265 family protein has protein sequence MKTFCSILILLFLLNSCQTETKQNYPDFLLGKWQRTNDELGKTTFENWEDNYTGIGFTLKKNDTVFKETLSIISKNDTLHLKVEGVNEQPTLFKFTEQTDSSFVCENPQNEFPTKIEYWLENKQLKAKVSNDEFDVEFVFERME, from the coding sequence ATGAAAACATTTTGTTCCATACTAATACTACTTTTCTTACTGAATTCTTGCCAAACGGAAACCAAACAAAACTACCCTGATTTTCTATTAGGAAAATGGCAACGCACAAATGATGAACTTGGAAAAACAACTTTTGAGAATTGGGAAGATAATTATACAGGAATAGGATTTACTTTAAAGAAAAACGATACTGTTTTCAAAGAAACATTAAGTATAATTTCTAAAAATGATACGCTACATTTAAAAGTTGAAGGTGTAAATGAACAACCAACTTTATTTAAATTTACCGAACAAACGGATAGTTCTTTTGTTTGTGAAAATCCACAAAATGAATTCCCAACAAAAATTGAATATTGGTTAGAAAACAAACAATTAAAAGCGAAGGTTTCTAATGATGAATTTGATGTGGAGTTTGTTTTTGAGAGAATGGAATAA
- a CDS encoding nucleoid-associated protein — protein sequence MIKRTRAEISKCIIHKVGNKYNSGQNAMSESLVRFDEESYELLMPFLLKPFANVTQSYRFNHHADVRLNEMNNYSHEVFGDNETFIEYSKNIVNHLYEQSNSAQIKAGDVLVVLFDNLDYKDMMVQGVGVFKIENKVDFFQTYLEEDSFDVVVQKGISTKKLDKGCIVLNTTDAEGTVVLSVDNNNYDAQYWIKNFLNVKYADDRNSHTQNYLEMCKEFSEEVIKPELGKQEQSTFLANTVDYFKEHENVDYHTFKDEIFEEEKHKEKFEDYKKHFEGLNDVLIRNNFEVSDVVLKKEKSKFKTEIKLDTNIKISIDVDAPDASSEYLERGYDEEKKMKYYKVFFNEEK from the coding sequence ATGATTAAAAGAACACGCGCAGAAATAAGTAAATGTATAATTCATAAAGTAGGGAACAAGTACAATAGCGGACAGAATGCTATGTCTGAAAGTTTGGTGCGTTTTGATGAAGAAAGTTACGAATTATTAATGCCGTTTTTATTAAAACCCTTTGCAAATGTTACGCAAAGTTACCGTTTTAATCATCATGCAGATGTTCGTTTAAACGAAATGAACAACTATTCTCATGAAGTTTTTGGAGATAATGAAACATTTATTGAATATTCTAAAAACATTGTAAATCATTTGTATGAGCAATCTAATTCGGCGCAAATTAAAGCAGGAGATGTTTTAGTGGTGTTGTTTGATAATTTAGATTACAAAGACATGATGGTGCAAGGTGTTGGTGTCTTTAAAATTGAAAATAAGGTCGATTTTTTCCAAACCTATTTAGAAGAAGATAGTTTTGATGTGGTGGTTCAAAAAGGGATTTCAACCAAAAAATTAGACAAAGGTTGTATCGTTTTAAATACAACAGATGCTGAAGGAACCGTTGTTTTATCAGTAGATAACAATAATTACGATGCACAATATTGGATTAAAAACTTCCTGAATGTAAAATATGCTGATGACAGGAATTCGCACACACAAAACTATTTAGAAATGTGTAAAGAATTTTCTGAAGAAGTAATAAAACCCGAGCTTGGTAAACAGGAGCAAAGTACTTTTTTAGCCAATACGGTAGATTATTTTAAAGAGCATGAAAATGTAGATTATCATACTTTTAAAGATGAAATTTTTGAAGAAGAAAAACACAAAGAAAAGTTTGAAGACTACAAAAAACACTTCGAAGGTTTAAACGATGTCTTAATTAGAAACAATTTTGAAGTTTCTGATGTAGTACTTAAAAAGGAAAAAAGTAAGTTTAAAACTGAAATTAAACTTGATACAAATATCAAAATATCAATAGATGTAGATGCGCCAGACGCTTCTTCAGAATATTTAGAAAGAGGTTACGACGAAGAGAAAAAAATGAAATACTATAAAGTGTTTTTTAATGAGGAGAAGTAA
- a CDS encoding AIR synthase related protein, whose protein sequence is MSQEVSKRYAQRGVSASKEDVHNAIKNIDKGLFPKAFCKIVPDYLTNDEDYCLIMHADGAGTKSSLAYMYWKETGDISVWKGIAQDALIMNIDDLLCVGATDNIMLSSTIGRNKSKIPGEVLSAIINGTEELISDLKKFGVTIHSTGGETADVGDLVRTIIVDSTVTARMKRTDVVDNANIKAGDVIVGLESFGQATYETEYNGGMGSNGLTSARHDVFHKYLADKYPESFDAAVPTDLVYSGNTKLTDAVENSPIDAGKLVLSPTRTYAPIIKEILSKFTSEDVHGMIHCSGGAQTKILHFVDNLHIVKDNMFPIPPLFKLIQEQSKTDWKEMYQVFNCGHRMELYVSPEIAEDIISISKSFNVDAKIIGKVEASESKKLTIISEYGTFEY, encoded by the coding sequence ATGAGTCAAGAAGTTTCTAAGAGATATGCACAAAGAGGTGTTTCTGCGTCTAAAGAAGATGTTCATAATGCAATTAAAAATATAGATAAAGGATTATTTCCTAAAGCATTCTGTAAAATTGTACCAGATTATCTTACAAATGATGAAGATTATTGCTTAATAATGCACGCAGATGGCGCAGGAACAAAAAGTTCTTTAGCGTATATGTATTGGAAAGAAACGGGAGATATTTCTGTTTGGAAAGGAATTGCACAAGATGCGTTAATAATGAATATTGATGATTTATTGTGTGTTGGTGCAACCGATAATATTATGTTGTCTTCAACCATTGGAAGAAATAAAAGTAAAATTCCTGGTGAAGTTTTATCAGCAATTATAAACGGAACAGAAGAATTAATTTCGGATTTAAAAAAGTTTGGAGTAACAATTCATTCAACGGGTGGAGAAACTGCTGATGTTGGTGATTTAGTAAGAACAATTATTGTAGATTCTACAGTAACAGCTCGTATGAAACGTACAGATGTTGTTGATAATGCAAACATAAAAGCTGGTGATGTAATTGTAGGTTTAGAGTCTTTTGGACAAGCAACCTATGAAACTGAATATAACGGCGGAATGGGAAGTAACGGATTAACATCTGCAAGACACGATGTTTTTCATAAATATTTGGCAGACAAATATCCAGAGAGTTTTGATGCTGCTGTTCCAACTGATTTAGTGTATTCAGGAAATACAAAATTGACTGATGCCGTTGAAAATTCTCCAATTGATGCAGGTAAATTAGTGCTATCTCCTACAAGAACCTATGCGCCAATTATAAAAGAAATCCTTTCTAAGTTTACTTCGGAAGATGTGCACGGAATGATTCATTGTTCTGGTGGCGCGCAAACTAAAATTTTACATTTTGTAGATAATTTACACATTGTAAAAGATAATATGTTTCCAATTCCGCCATTATTTAAACTAATACAAGAACAATCTAAAACCGATTGGAAAGAAATGTATCAAGTTTTTAACTGTGGACATAGAATGGAATTGTATGTTTCTCCTGAAATAGCAGAAGACATTATTTCAATTTCAAAATCGTTTAACGTAGATGCTAAAATTATTGGTAAGGTAGAGGCTTCAGAGTCTAAAAAACTGACTATTATAAGTGAATACGGAACTTTTGAATATTAG